One Acetobacterium sp. KB-1 DNA segment encodes these proteins:
- a CDS encoding UPF0280 family protein, with the protein MFEPRTYRNVMKAEDLDYFQVLEFESDLFIGVDHGSVTPQLTAAVKTELHRLRQNIASYNNDEPDFIPSLTPLTLNPCASPIVSDMLTAGKRAGVGPMAAVAGAVSKYIGRMLKSYSAEIVVENGGDLFIQTKKERRIALHTGNLHFADLGIKIKPRENPLGICTSSGIMGHSLSFGKADAVTVISSDIPLADAVATALCNRIKKPADVAHGIAWVKGIPEIAGVLIVIEDQLGAWGEIELC; encoded by the coding sequence ATGTTTGAACCGCGAACCTATCGAAATGTGATGAAAGCCGAGGATCTGGATTATTTCCAGGTCCTCGAATTTGAATCCGACCTTTTTATTGGGGTAGATCATGGCAGTGTGACCCCTCAACTAACCGCAGCCGTAAAAACTGAGCTTCACAGGCTGCGCCAAAACATTGCTAGCTACAATAATGACGAACCGGATTTTATACCGTCACTGACACCGCTGACATTAAATCCCTGTGCAAGCCCGATTGTTTCGGATATGTTAACAGCCGGGAAAAGAGCCGGAGTAGGACCGATGGCAGCCGTGGCCGGTGCTGTCTCAAAATATATCGGCAGGATGCTAAAATCCTATTCAGCCGAGATTGTGGTGGAGAACGGCGGAGATCTGTTTATTCAGACAAAAAAAGAACGGCGAATTGCTCTTCATACCGGAAATCTTCACTTTGCGGATTTGGGTATAAAAATAAAACCCCGCGAAAACCCGCTGGGGATTTGCACTTCATCCGGGATCATGGGTCATTCCTTGAGCTTTGGGAAGGCTGATGCGGTTACCGTCATCAGTTCCGACATTCCCCTGGCTGATGCTGTGGCGACGGCGCTGTGCAACCGCATTAAAAAACCAGCTGATGTTGCACATGGAATCGCCTGGGTCAAAGGTATTCCCGAAATTGCAGGCGTTCTTATTGTCATTGAAGATCAACTGGGTGCCTGGGGAGAGATTGAGTTGTGCTGA
- a CDS encoding NIL domain-containing protein: MMTKKILLSFPQKSAGQPMAMELIKTYNLDFNILKAFIDDNIKGTLLLEIKGEEADIEAGIIYLREHQIGVRDIESVVEVDPDKCVACGACTAVCAVGALEMTEDWSLVHHDDKCLECLLCVKACPMRAIHALI; this comes from the coding sequence ATGATGACAAAAAAAATACTGTTGTCTTTCCCACAAAAGTCTGCCGGTCAGCCGATGGCGATGGAGCTGATTAAAACCTATAATCTCGATTTTAATATCCTGAAAGCCTTTATTGACGATAATATCAAAGGAACCTTGCTACTCGAAATAAAAGGCGAAGAGGCGGATATAGAAGCTGGGATTATCTATTTAAGAGAACACCAGATTGGTGTCAGAGACATCGAGTCAGTGGTCGAGGTTGATCCGGACAAATGTGTTGCCTGTGGCGCTTGCACCGCGGTCTGTGCGGTCGGAGCACTTGAAATGACCGAGGACTGGTCGCTAGTCCATCACGATGACAAGTGTCTGGAATGTCTGCTATGCGTAAAAGCCTGTCCAATGCGGGCCATACACGCCCTGATCTGA